The Chitinophagales bacterium genome contains the following window.
ATGAGCGTCCAGTGGAGCAAATCATCGCTGAAGCGGTGGCTGCTGCCAAAGATGCTGATGTAATTGTAGCAGCTGTTGGCGAAAGTGCAGAAATGAGTGGTGAATCTAGCAGTAGAAGTAGTATTGATATTCCTCAAGCACAGAAAGATTTACTTAAGGCCTTGAAAGCAACCGGTAAACCTGTGGTGATCGTTTTGTTTGCTGGTCGCTCCATGGTGATTACAGAAGAAGCAAAAGAATACCCAGCAATTCTGAATGTATGGTTCCCGGGCAGCGAAGCAGGTTATGCGATTGCGGATGTTCTGTTTGGCGATGTAAACCCCAGTGGTAAACTCAGTGCTACCTGGCCGCAGAATATCGGACAAGTGCCTTTGTTTTATAATCATAAGAACACTGGTCGCCCACTTGGAGAAGGCAAATGGTTCCAAAAATTTCGCAGTAATTATCTGGACGTAAGCAATGATCCTTTGTATCCTTTTGGTTATGGATTGAGTTATACCAGCTTTAGCTATGGCAATGTTGTGTTGAGCAACAATAAGGCCAAGGGTAATCAAAAGATTACAGCAACTGTTGCTGTTACAAATACAGGTAAGACTGCCGGTAAAGAAGTAGTGCAATTGTATATCCGGGATGTGGTAGGTAGCGTAACCCGACCAGTAAAAGAACTGAAGGGTTTCCAGAAGATAAGTCTGCAGCCCGGCGAAACCAAGCAAGTAAGCTTTACCATCACCCCCGAGGATCTGAAATTCTATAATTACGATCTGAAGTATGATTGGGAAGCTGGTGAGTTTCACATCATGGTGGGTGGTAACTCACGCGATGTACAAAAAGCATCCATCTACTGGGATAAATAATGGCTATGCATAAAAATCATTTCCGCAACCTGTGTCTGGTCATTTTGGCCGCGACACAGGTTGTTTGCGTTTCTGCACAGAAATCCAAGACAATCGCACAAAAAGTAGATTCAGTATTACAACTGATGACACTCGAAGAGAAGATTGGTCAGCTGAATCAGTATAGTGGCGATTGGAGTCATACCGGTCCTATCACAAAGGATGGCGATAAGCAATCGCAAATAAAAAAAGGGCAATTGGGTTCCATGCTGAACATTGTTGGTGTGGAACATACGCGTACGTTGCAAGAGTTGGCCATGCAATCGCGGTTGAAAATTCCTTTGTTATTCGGGCAGGATGTGATTCATGGATTGAAAACAACATTCCCCATTCCTTTGGCAGAAGCTGCGAGTTGGGATTTGCCCGCTATTGAACGCAGTGCACGTACTGCTGCAAAAGAAGCTACGGCAAGTGGCATACACTGGACATTCGCGCCCATGGTAGACATTGCTCGTGACCCGCGTTGGGGCAGGGTGATGGAAGGTGCGGGTGAAGATCCTTTTCTCGGTTCGGCTATTGCAAAAGCACGTGTGAAAGGTTTTCAAGGAAATGGATTGGGTTCGCTGGATGCAGTCATGGCTTGCGCCAAACATTTTGCTGCTTATGGCGCTGCTGTTGGCGGTCGCGACTACAATAGTGTGGACATGAGTGAGCGTTTGCTGCATGAAGTGTATCTGCCACCCTTCAAAGCAGCTTTGGATGCAGGCGTGGCAACATTCATGAATTCATTCAATGATTTGAATGGTGTGCCTGCTACGGGCAATCGCTATTTGCAACGTACTTTATTGAAGGAGCAATGGAAGTTCAAAGGGTTTGTGGTAAGCGATTGGGGTAGTGTGGGTGAAATGATTGCACATGGTTATGTGCAAGACAATCGCGAAGCCGCAAAAGCAGCCATTACTGCAGGTAGTGATATGGATATGGAGAGTAGAAGCTATATCCAGCATCTGGCTGAGTTGGTAAAGCAAAAACAAGTGTCTATCGCATTGGTGGATGACGCAGTGCGAAGAATCCTTGCTAAGAAATTTGAAATGGGTTTATTTGATGATCCATTCAGATTTAGCAATGCCGATCGGGAGCGTAAAGTTTGGAATGATCCTGCGCACAAAGCCGCTGCTTTGGATATGGCTCGCAAATCCATTGTCTTACTAAAGAATGAGCAAGCACTATTGCCCATACAGGCATCGATGAAGAAGGTTGCACTCATTGGTCCATTCATGAAAGCTGTACGCGATAATTTGGGTTTCTGGAGTTATGAATGGCCGGATGATTCAACTACTATTGTCACACAGTACGACGGCATTGTACGCAGATTGCCTAAAGATGCGATTGTGCATTATGCAAAAGGATGTAATATCAATGATGCAGATAGCGCTGGCTTTGCTGCTGCTATTGCAGCAGCGAAAGATGCAGATCTGGTGATCATGAGTATGGGCGAAGCCAGAGACATGAGCGGTGAAGCCAAGAGCAGAAGCAGTATTCAATTACCCGGTGTACAGGAGGCTTTGATCAAAGCCATTCATGCAACAGGCAAACCAGTAGTATTACTCATGAATGCAGGCAGGCCCTTGATCTTTAACTGGGCTGCTGATCATGTTCCGGCCATTGTCTATACTTGGTGGTTGGGCACGCAGGCGGGAGATGCCATTGGGGATGTGTTATTCGGTCAATACAATCCCAGCGGCAAACTACCCATGACCTTTCCTAGATCAGAGGGACAAATACCCATCTATTATAATTACTACAATACAGGCAGACCCGCAAAAGATGAAAACAATCTGTTTTATGTGTCGGCCTATATTGATCTGCCTAATTCGCCCAAATATCCTTTTGGTTATGGATTGAGTTATACCCAATTTCAATATGCACCTATGCAGTTGAGTGATACGGTGCTAAAGGGAAATCAAACCTTAACTGTGAAAGTGCGTGTGCGCAATGCGGGTAAGTATGATGGAGAAGAAGTGGTGCAATTGTATTTGCGTGATGTAACGGCTTCAGTTGTACGACCAGTGAAAGAGTTAAAAGGTTTTCAGAAGATTTTCCTCAAAGCAGGCGAAACCAAGGAGCTTGTGTTTAAGGTCAAGACAGATGATTTGCGTTTTTACAATCAGACATTACAGCATATCTGGGAGCCTGGTGAATTTCATGTAATGGTGGGTACGAGCTCAGCACAGGTAGAGACCCGAAAAATCAATTGGCAACAATAACTATTTGCGGCGGGCTTTTTCCCAAATCACAGATTGTTTTCTGCCTAGATAACGGAAAAGGCCTGCCACTACTGCTGCATTCATGAAACAGAAATAATAGGGCACAAAGAAAATTTTACTTTTCATCTCTCTGGTAGATTGCCACCAACCAATCATGGCTAATCCGTAAAAGCCTATTTGCGCAAGTAGCGCTAAACTGTAAAACCAATGTGCATCACCAGCTGCTACCAACCAGCCATTACTTATAAAAGCCAGCAATAAACAGTAAGGCGTGATGGTCCAGCGCAACACACGATGCGAGAGATACATAAAGCTGAAGAGCGGATTGGGATAAGGGATGAGTAAAGACCAAAGTCGTACAAATGACTGAATACCCCCTGCAGATATACGCACTTTACGTTTCCACTCTTCTTTGGTGTTTTCTGATGCAGCTTCTGTTGCATAAGCATCAGGTGCATAAGCAATGCGGTAGCCCTTCATCGCAATACGCATAGAGATCATGAAATCATCCAGCAAAGTGTCTGGCTCAACAGCTTGATACAATGATTTGCGAATGCTGAACAATTCACCCGCGGCACCAACTGCTGAATACAAACGAGCGTCCCATTTTTTCAAAGTGGATTCATATTTCCAATAAATACCTTCTCCAGCTGTTGCATCAGCAGTTTCTTCAATCTTCACACGCTTTTCACCTGCAACCGCACCTGTCTTGGGATTGGTATAATGTTTACAGATGTTTTTCAGTGCTTGCTTATTCAATAATGTGTTGGCATCGGTGAAAATGAGGATATCGGTGTTTGCTCGCTCAATGGCACGGTCAACAGCTGCAATCTTGCCCCTTCTTTCTGCCTCGTGCATTAATTGTATGCGAGGGTACTGTTGGATGATTGCTGGAGAATTGTCTGTTGAACCATCCGTAACGAAAATGCAATGAAATTTATCTTCCGGATAGTCGAGTGATAGGGTATTGGCAATTTTCTCTTCCAGAATATAGGCTTCATTGTAAGCAGCAACAATCAAGGTGATGGGTGGCCATTCAGCGGGCGCTTGTGGCTGATCAGTTGCCTTGCTGATAACAGATTTGATCTTCTGTAAGAAAAACAAAACGATGCCATACCCCAGAAAGGTGTAAAACACAATACCTACAGCTATCCAGAATAGTGTTGTCATAAACGATAACCCAATTGTGTGCTGTGAACAGAATGAACGTAGTTCCACCAGATGGCACGCAGCAGTACTAAGCAATAGCGTGGATTGCCTTCCTTAATGTATTGAAGCATGTTACGCGGCGTTACCAATAGTAAGAAATAAACAAGGAACAAGAGATAGTTGCTCATTGGTGTGTTTTTGCGAATGAATAGTAATCTGTTCCTATTCATAAAAAACACTTTTAGTGCACTGTTCTTGCCTACCGACATAGATTCCTTGTGATAGATCAGTGCTTGCATATTCAGGCCAATGGTATAACCTGCTTTTCTGAATTGTTCGCACCAATCTATTTCCTCGTAGTACAGAAAATAGTTTTCCGCCATCAAGCCGGCTTTTGCTGCAGCATTGGCGCGTACCATCATGGCTGCGCCATGAATAAATGCGGTCTGTCCAGTTAGGTGATCGTACTGGCCGAGGTCTTTTTCAAACTCTCCAACACATTTATTTCTCGCAGTACGATAATTCATTGCAGTGAATCCTGCATACTGTAAGGTGTCTGGTTGGTCGTAATAGCGAATCTTTGGTGAACAGATACCTATGCTTTGATCTGCTTCCAATTGATCAATCAATGTTTGTATTAATCCGAGTGTAAACTCGGTATCATTATTCACCAGAAACCAATAATCACCTTTCGCTGCGCGAATACCCAGATTGTTGCCACCCGCAAAGCCTAGGTTTTGTTCTGACCAAATGAACTGAATATCTGTATATGCATCCTGCCATTGCGGCACAGGATTTTCCCTGCTGCCATTATCCACAACGATGATTTCAATATTGGGATAATCATTGGTGCGATGAATGGAAGCAATCAATGCTTCTGTAACAGCTTTGTTATTATAGTTAACGGTGATGATGGATACTAGTGGACTCATTTTCTTCTGTTTTGAATCCATGTATAAATTTCCCGATAACCTGTGGTGAAGAAATCAAAAAAGTGTAAGCGTATATATTTCTTCACGCAGATATAGCCAAATAAAACGCCAAACAAGAAAGTAGGTATGCTGGCCAATGCGACACCGTAAAGATTCTGCAGCAAGTAGATACCTGCAAAATCACCAATGACATTTATAACCAGCATAATTACCACTTTAATAAAATTCAGTCGTGGCTGATGAATTACATCCAGTGTGATACCCATGAATCGATCAATAGGGAAGAAGATGGCAAAGATCATGAAGATGCGAAATAGATTCGCGGCTTCTGAGTTTACGTATTGCTCACCACCAAGTAAGCGAACGCCGATATCTGCTAATCCTAAAGCCACCGCGGCAACGGGAATCAGTATCACCGTCAATATGCCCGCATATTTTTTTAAGAGCTTGGCTACTTCTGGCTGATTGTTTTCATTATATGCAGCAGATAAAGCAGGCATACCTGTTGCTATAAAACTACGTAAAGGGATTTCGATTATCTCCATCAAACGTTGTGGGATATTGTATACCGCAACAGCTGCTGGTCCTAATAAATAGTTGATGATAAAAGTATCTGAACTTCTTAGGAGGTTGGCACTTATGGTGGTACCTACACTATACTTGCCAAAGTGAAAGATTTCCTGAATACAATCTTTTGTTCTTTGTTTAAGCGTATTTAGGTATAGCCATTTTTTATACACGATATAGAGTACTGTGGTAACTACCCCGAGCACATTAACCATCATCAGATTTTGAATGGTCATTTTGTCCAGTACAATTAATACAAGAATATACACCAGAAACGAGCCCTGATTAATCACGCGCAAATACAAGATTCCATCAAATTTTTGTTCTGCCTGTAATACCCAATGTGCAATAACGAGTGGAAGTGTTACGAAGAAAGTAAGTGAAAACCATTGTATCACCACTTTGGTGCCTGCATCTGTTATGTAAGGAAGTGCAAACAAAGCTGGAATGGTTACTACAAAAGAGATACCTGTTACGATGAGGCCTAAATACCAGGTGCTGCCTACTACATTTATTGCACGTTCCTTACTGGCACCTGCATAGAATTTGATTAATGCAGTTTGGAGAAACCCTGTTCTGAAAGTGTCAAGAAGAATAAAGACAGACATGAAGAAAAACCAAACCCCAATTTCTTCGGGTTTCATATAGCGGTACAGTATGGCAACTGTGAGTACAGCCAATACTGCCATAATACCATTGCTGGCCAATGATAGGAAGTGTTTGTTGCGAATCAGGTTCAGCAGTTTCTGCCACATAAGGTCTTGGTAGCGCTAGCTTTCCATCAAAGTAAATGATAAAAAATCGGAATCAATCCTGTAGCTTTAAATATCTGTTTTCAACTTATTAACCATGTCTTTTTTTAGTCTGCCTTCCTGGATACATCCTCATTTATTTCCCGGTAAAACCTACGCTAACCTGAGTTTAGAGGAGAAGGCGGCATTAAAATCGGCACTCAGCCGATTTAATCACCCTGAGCCGTTGATTTCAGTGATGATACCTGCCTGGAATGAGCAGGATAATATCTTCAGAACACTCTCTTCGCTTTCTGTGAATAAGACTGATGATCCCGTTGAAATTGTGATCATCAATAATAATTCCTCCGATCAAACAGCCCAGCTTCTGGAGGAATTGGGTGTGCAGTCTTGCTTTCAGCCGGAACAGGGAATTATGTATGCACGTGAAATGGGGCTGGCCGTTGCAAAAGGGAAGTATCATCTCTGCGCTGATTCAGATACGCTTTATCCTCCTGATTGGATAAGATTGATGGTAGCGCCGATGAAAGACAATACGGAGATTACAGGTGTTTATGGCAGATATGCTTTTATGCCACCGCCTGGCACAGGACGCTGGAGCTTATGGATCTATGAGGCGGTTACAGGCTTACTCGTGCGTATCAGAAAGAAAAACAGAGAGCACTTAAATATGCTTGGCTTTAATATGGGGTTTGTAACTGCAGTTGGCAGAGCAACTGGAGGATTCAAAGTGCGTGCAGTTCGTAAATTCAATAATGACCCTAACAGTAAAGATTTTACCCTGGTGGCCGAAGATGGTCAGATGGCCTTAAACTTGAAAACAAAAGGTCGGTTACAGATGGTGGCAAGCAGTAAGGCGGTGGTGTATACCTCACCCAGAAAGTTGGAAGCAGATGGTGGTGTGTGGCCCGCCTTCTGGAATCGATTATTGATCCATGGTAGAAATCTTGGCGAATATGTAACAGGTAAATACAGAAAAGATGCTGATCTCTAATCAGCTGAACATTGCCTTGATCTTGTCTAAAACTTTTCGAATTTTCTGAATATATCTGGCAGACTCACCAATTGGTTTGAAGTTTCGCCATTCAGTCATCCTCAGGTATTTAAAAAATTCTTCCTGATACACTTTGCTATACTCATAGCTGGTATACATCGGTTTTCTTGAAATAAAATGGATCAACTCCGGGTCAGGGTTTTCTTCAGAGGCAAAATGATTCCAGCCGCTGTCTAAATGGTACCACCTGCCTCTTAGCACAATATTCGCAGCATATTGGTCGGGATAATTAGCGTACTTGATGTTTTCATGTACACAAGTGAGCACTTGACGACCAATTTTTTCTGCTTCCCATTTTACCAGATCAACCAAATAGAGGCCTGCATTGAAGTAGGGTGATTTGCCATCTATTCCCAATTCCTGATAATTCTTAACACCTCCCCAATCATTATCAAAACTTACAATCCTAGGATCCTGAACTGCAGCAGCGATATTATCGCCAAGATCGGTATGCCATAAGCTGCTGATGTCTTTGCGTACGATCATATCTGTATCCAGGAACAAAGCCCTTTTACGACCCTTTGGTAAGTAGTGTGCCATGAAATAGCGGGCGTATACGGTAATTGGGAAAGTGGTCTTATCAATTGGAAGTTTAACATCTTGTGGAATAGCTTCGCTGATATCTCTCCAGAACAGGCTGAATCCATCTGAGATAATACTTTTCTCAAGTTTCTTCTTGGAAGCGGAACTGATTCCATCGGATACCATGTATACTTCAATGGGTTCACCTGTATGATGGTTTACTTGTATGGACTTCAACAATGCAGCTGCCATAGGCATGAAGTGCTCATCATTTACCAATACGATGGTGATGGGATCTTGCGTATACATGTTTATGGTTTCTGATTGTAAAGGTAATGGCCTATGGTATTGCTTATTTCAGCAGCACGTTTTTCCCATGTATTCTGTTTTGCAACTGCCACTCTTTTTTCGATAAGTGCAGAATTATTTTCCTGTAATGCTGCTTCTAAGGCATTGCTGAATGATACAGCATCGGCACAGTAGGCAGTTGTGTCTGCTGTAAACCCGGCCAGATCTGGATTGAAATCAGTGGCTATCGTTGGTTTGCCTGCACCTAAATATTCAAAGAGCTTTAGTGGAAAAATAGTTCTGCTTACAGCATCCTTCTTGAAGGGTAGTATCGCAACATCAAAGCCTTTCAATAGAGCAGGCAATCGATCGTAGTCAATTCTGCCGGTGAGGTGAATATTCGGGGTATGGAAAAACCAATCTGGTACAAATTCCTTTTCAATAGGCCCTGTAAAAACAAACTGTTTATCAGGATGCATACCAGTTAATGTTTTTACCAGATCATAATCTATTCGACGCTCAATATTGCCCAGATAGCCAATGATCGGTCTTTTGATATTGTCCAGCATTGGGTCGATGCGCAAACTCGGGTCAAGGGCTTTGCTGCTATGATCAATGTCAGCGGCATTAGGTACAAAAAAACAATGATCATGCAGTTGTGACTTTTCTTCCTGTAAAGCTTTACTGGTACAAAAAACAAGATCACTGTTATGAATCAGCTGTGTTTCGGAAATTAGTCCATGCTTCCTATCATAGGGCCTGATGATGGGGTCAACGCAGTGGTAAATACTACATTTTGCCGCTAGCCCTTTTACCACATTAGGGAAATGGAAATTGTAGGAATTGATAAAAATAAATGATTCAATACCCTGGCTGATTAACAATTGCTGTATGCGTTTGCGTATGATGTTTTCATTGTAAGCCAATAGCTTTCTGTACAGCCAACCTTCCGGTAAAAAATTCAGGGATAGAACCGGTGGGGTAATAACAAATCTGAGTCTGCCCTCCTGCTGTATGATGCCGTTGCTTTTTGCATGAAAAAAGGGCTTTCGCTTAGTAATGTCAGCACTATCTTTTAACAGCAAATAGTCCTTCCAGGTTATGGGATTATCAATATAATAAACATCGTTTTCTTTCGAGAGCTCACGGGCAATCGTGATATTGGTAGACTCATATGGTCCATCAAAGCGGGGTAGGCCCAATATGATGATATGTTCATTACGAAGCATGAGTCCGATCAGTGTGAAGTGATGATGCTGATTGTGCATCATCCAATTGTTTGGTAATATTGATAAGCGCCGCTACAAGGTAGAAATATATGTTCATTGGAAACTGAACCAGTGCCTCTTGCGGATAGTTGCCGATATTAATTGCAAAAGCAATAAGCAGCATGGCAAGACAAATACTTTTCAGCATGGGATCTTTGATGCTGAAATAATTCAGAATACCTGATCGAAGTATGGTGAACATGAGTATGCAGAATAGTAATAGTCCGATCCATCCCAATTCTACAGCTACCCTTACATAACCACTGTCTGGAGGAAATTTCGCCAGCATGGATTCTGGTGCAAAACGTTGTCCCCAAACACCTGTAGCGCCGAGTCCCCCACCCATAGGGTGAGATAATATGTATGGTTGTATCTTTTTCTGGTTAGATGCTCTTACGTTGAAAGAGGGATCATCTGCAGGTTTAAATGCGGTTTGAAATCTTTTGATGAGTTTGTTCTCAGTTGGTATCACAATCAATGCGCCAAAACCAATAGCTCCAGCAACAGCCAGCAGGAGCATATTCCTGTTAAAGTTTAATACAATCAACATGAAAACACCGGCAGGAACTAAAACATAAGCCCCTCGGGTGCCTGAGAACAACATCGCCCACAAAAAAATAAAAGCCATTACACTCAATATATATTTCTTAGTCTTGGAGAGTGGTCCCATAATTAATCCAATACAGAGCAAAGCGCCTGCTACCATATTGTAGGAGAATGTAACCGGATCGGGGAAGATGGAGAATTTTCTCCAACGACCATCAATAAAGAATAAATCAATGTTCATAGGGTTAGAGGTAAGCGACCTGAACTCAAATCCTGCTAAACCAATGTACTCTTGTTTGAATGCCCATAGCGCTGCAAAAAGGCATAAGGCAAGCCATAGTTTTAGAATGAACTTTATAAACCCGATTGTTCTGATTTTATACATGAACAAAAAATAGGTGAGCATGAAAAGTGCTACAGATCTTACTGTGTATATCCAGGACATTCTGGATGCTGCATCAGGGTTTAGCACTTGAAGGAGGTTATAGGCAATCCAGATGAGGATCATGACACTGATCGGGTTTCTCAGCATCTGCCAGTTGCGCTGAAACTTCTGGCGAAGTATAAACGCAAGCAATAAGATACCTACCAAAGCATCCATGGTTGTACCTAATGGAAAATCAACATTTGCCACATTAATGACTAACATGATGAAGTATGCTGCAGTCATTAGCAGAACAATACCAGCTTTTTGATAGGTAAGCAGAATGTAGAGTACCAGAATGCCAAAGATTAAGCCAATCACGGCTAAGCCAGGCAGCATCCCATACTTAGCAATACCATAAGATACCCCTAATGCAACAAGCAGAAGTACACTGAGCAACGCTATTGTAAAACCCTTGCCAGATAATTCAAAGCCATGCGCAGCTCTGGCACGATCAATACTGCTCGTGGAATTATCTTCCGTTGGGGGGATATGTATTTTAAAGCCGCTCACTAAAAGAATAAAAGTTTGAAAAAGAAAATGAAAACACTGGCGAAAGCAAGTATTAGTGCAGCATTTTTTCTGCCTTCTTGAAACTTCTGCTGATCAAACTCACTATCACGCTCACTTTCCAAAGATGCAACGGTTATTTTCTCCATAATTGATTATTTAGGTATCAGGAAAAAGTTTAGCACAGCTCTTTGGTCATATGTAACGAGCTGACCATTTTCATAAACCTGGATATCGTAGCCAATGCCTTCCATAAAATCAAGGAAGATTTTTCGCTGAGGGGTGTCCCAAAGCTCGCAATAGATGATAGGCCTGAAGCGGTTAATGATTTGTAAGCCACCGGAAATAACAGCATACTCAAATTGCTCTACATCAATCTTGATGGCATTAATTTTCTCATATTGGTGAAAATCTTTGATATCGTCTAAGCGCATAACCGGCACTGAAAACTGTTCTCCTTCTTTTGGGGTTAGTTCTTTTGGAACGGCACCTATCACATGGCTCAATCCCTGTTTCTTTACATGGTCAATCACTGGTGTAATCATATTGATTCTTCCATTGAGATCGCCTGCTGCTATCGGGTAAACGGTTACGTTAGTTGCGCCAAAAAAGCGAATAATCTTTTTGAGGGTGCGTACATTATGCGGAATTGGTTCAATAGCGGCTATTTGGCTATTCGGTAATTTCTTTGAAAGTGGAATAGTTGTGATGCCAATATTGGCGCCAATATCTAGAACCAAACCATCGTCAGGTATCATATTGACAAAATGCAGGAATTCCTCATCATACCTGGTTTTCCGGATTCGATAAATGCTGAAAGCCGCAAACATGAATAGGTAATTCTGAAAGCCAAGTATTTTTTGAAGAAATATTTGAGTCCAGTTTTTTAGCATGTATGATAATTATTTATACTTATTCAGGCAGATTGCTGTCATTGTTGTGATAGTGTTGAGTGGCTACAGATAGTTTATTCGCTCTTCTGATATGCATCAATGCCAATATCTGGTAAAAAATAAAAACCGGTGCATGCAACAAGGCCTTGTAAATACTTTTATCTGCTTTACTCTCTCTTAAGGCAATATAGAAACTGAGGAAAAAGCA
Protein-coding sequences here:
- a CDS encoding O-antigen ligase family protein, which gives rise to MSGFKIHIPPTEDNSTSSIDRARAAHGFELSGKGFTIALLSVLLLVALGVSYGIAKYGMLPGLAVIGLIFGILVLYILLTYQKAGIVLLMTAAYFIMLVINVANVDFPLGTTMDALVGILLLAFILRQKFQRNWQMLRNPISVMILIWIAYNLLQVLNPDAASRMSWIYTVRSVALFMLTYFLFMYKIRTIGFIKFILKLWLALCLFAALWAFKQEYIGLAGFEFRSLTSNPMNIDLFFIDGRWRKFSIFPDPVTFSYNMVAGALLCIGLIMGPLSKTKKYILSVMAFIFLWAMLFSGTRGAYVLVPAGVFMLIVLNFNRNMLLLAVAGAIGFGALIVIPTENKLIKRFQTAFKPADDPSFNVRASNQKKIQPYILSHPMGGGLGATGVWGQRFAPESMLAKFPPDSGYVRVAVELGWIGLLLFCILMFTILRSGILNYFSIKDPMLKSICLAMLLIAFAINIGNYPQEALVQFPMNIYFYLVAALINITKQLDDAQSASSLHTDRTHAS
- a CDS encoding FkbM family methyltransferase, encoding MLKNWTQIFLQKILGFQNYLFMFAAFSIYRIRKTRYDEEFLHFVNMIPDDGLVLDIGANIGITTIPLSKKLPNSQIAAIEPIPHNVRTLKKIIRFFGATNVTVYPIAAGDLNGRINMITPVIDHVKKQGLSHVIGAVPKELTPKEGEQFSVPVMRLDDIKDFHQYEKINAIKIDVEQFEYAVISGGLQIINRFRPIIYCELWDTPQRKIFLDFMEGIGYDIQVYENGQLVTYDQRAVLNFFLIPK